A stretch of Pseudoclavibacter chungangensis DNA encodes these proteins:
- a CDS encoding histidinol-phosphate transaminase — protein sequence MTRPTVKLRPEIVAQTAYRQGRPAAATDFKLSSNELPFPPLPAVVEAVAAADAYHRYPDATARRLREAIAERFDVSPDQVLIGSGSVALLYQAALAAAGPGDEIVYPWRSFEAYPGMVALTGATGVQVPLRDDGSLDLDAMADAITDRTRLVIVCTPNNPTGPVVGHGELEDFLDRVPDDVLVVIDEAYTEFVTDRRAADGSRLLAEHANVVVARTFSKAYGLAALRVGYLVGRAENIAALHPAGIPLSVTAQAEAAALAALGEVDEIGRRIAEITVRRDEIARALADQGWRLPVSQANFVWLPTGAHTGEAEQIFRDHGLVVRAFAGDGIRVSIGEDGAVGPILKSAAAILARFPELKHTKESVER from the coding sequence ATGACGCGTCCCACCGTGAAGCTGCGCCCGGAGATCGTCGCCCAGACCGCGTACCGGCAGGGTCGGCCCGCCGCGGCCACGGACTTCAAGCTCTCGTCGAACGAATTGCCGTTCCCGCCGCTGCCCGCCGTCGTCGAGGCGGTCGCCGCCGCCGACGCGTACCACCGGTACCCCGACGCCACCGCCCGGCGACTGCGGGAGGCGATCGCCGAGCGTTTCGACGTGTCGCCCGACCAGGTGCTCATCGGCTCGGGGTCGGTCGCGCTGCTGTACCAGGCGGCCCTCGCCGCGGCCGGGCCCGGGGACGAGATCGTCTACCCCTGGCGCAGCTTCGAGGCGTACCCCGGCATGGTTGCGCTCACGGGTGCGACGGGTGTGCAGGTGCCGCTGCGCGACGACGGATCGCTCGACCTCGACGCCATGGCGGACGCGATCACCGACCGCACGCGGCTCGTCATCGTGTGCACGCCGAACAACCCGACGGGCCCCGTCGTGGGACACGGGGAGCTCGAGGACTTCCTCGATCGGGTTCCCGACGACGTGCTCGTCGTGATCGACGAGGCGTACACGGAGTTCGTGACCGACCGGCGCGCCGCCGACGGCTCGCGGTTGCTCGCCGAGCACGCGAACGTCGTCGTCGCCCGCACCTTCTCGAAGGCGTACGGGCTCGCCGCACTCCGCGTCGGCTACCTCGTCGGGCGTGCCGAGAACATCGCCGCGCTGCACCCGGCCGGCATCCCGCTGAGCGTCACGGCGCAGGCCGAGGCCGCGGCGCTCGCGGCACTCGGTGAGGTCGACGAGATCGGTCGACGCATCGCCGAGATCACGGTGCGACGCGACGAGATCGCGCGTGCACTCGCCGACCAGGGGTGGCGGTTGCCCGTCTCGCAGGCCAACTTCGTGTGGCTCCCCACGGGCGCGCACACGGGCGAGGCCGAGCAGATCTTCCGCGACCACGGCCTCGTCGTGCGTGCCTTCGCGGGTGACGGCATCCGGGTGTCGATCGGGGAGGACGGTGCCGTCGGGCCCATCCTCAAGTCGGCCGCGGCGATCCTCGCCCGATTTCCTGAGCTGAAACACACAAAGGAATCCGTCGAACGTTGA
- a CDS encoding thiamine pyrophosphate-dependent dehydrogenase E1 component subunit alpha, with amino-acid sequence MTLSDDTVQILTPDGEVRPNAAAGPFLAALDELTLDDYQRAYHDMTFVRAFDHEGTNLQRQGQLALYVPAEGQEAAQIGSAFALRPQDVAFPSYREHGVAFVRGVDLTRVLALLRGVTHGGWDPEEFRFRLYTLVIGSQTLHATGYAMGQLFDEVVGTGDPSRDEATIVYFGDGATSQGDTNEAFVFANSYRTPQVFFLQNNQWAISVPVRVQSRTPLYKRAAGFGMPSTQIDGNDVMAAYAVTRTSLDAARAGEGPSFIEAMTYRIGAHTTSDDPTKYRADEETASWRERDPILRLERYLRAQGVGDEFFERVADEAKTYALGIREACLALGTPDRSLVFENVYAEPHALVEHEHAWSDRYEASFGEDAK; translated from the coding sequence GTGACTTTGAGCGATGACACCGTCCAGATCCTGACGCCCGACGGCGAGGTGCGGCCGAACGCGGCCGCGGGCCCGTTCCTCGCGGCGCTCGACGAGCTCACGCTCGACGACTACCAGCGGGCGTATCACGACATGACGTTCGTGCGGGCCTTCGACCATGAGGGCACGAACCTGCAGCGGCAGGGCCAGCTCGCGCTCTACGTGCCCGCGGAGGGGCAGGAGGCGGCGCAGATCGGCTCCGCGTTCGCGCTGCGGCCGCAGGACGTCGCGTTCCCGAGCTACCGCGAGCACGGCGTCGCGTTCGTGCGCGGTGTCGATCTCACGCGCGTGCTCGCACTGCTCCGCGGCGTGACCCACGGCGGCTGGGACCCGGAGGAGTTCCGCTTCCGCCTCTACACGCTCGTCATCGGCTCGCAGACGCTGCACGCGACGGGCTACGCCATGGGGCAGCTCTTCGACGAGGTCGTCGGGACGGGCGACCCGAGTCGCGACGAGGCGACGATCGTGTACTTCGGCGACGGCGCGACGAGCCAGGGCGACACGAACGAGGCGTTCGTCTTCGCGAACAGCTATCGGACGCCGCAGGTGTTCTTCTTGCAGAACAACCAGTGGGCGATCTCCGTGCCCGTGCGGGTGCAGTCGCGCACACCGCTCTACAAGCGTGCCGCGGGTTTCGGCATGCCGTCGACGCAGATCGACGGCAACGACGTCATGGCCGCGTACGCCGTCACGCGCACGTCGCTCGACGCCGCACGGGCGGGCGAGGGGCCGTCGTTCATCGAGGCGATGACGTACCGCATCGGTGCGCACACGACGAGCGACGACCCGACGAAGTACCGCGCCGACGAGGAGACGGCGTCGTGGCGCGAGCGCGATCCGATCCTGCGGCTCGAGCGCTACCTGCGCGCGCAGGGCGTCGGCGACGAGTTCTTCGAGCGGGTCGCCGACGAGGCGAAGACGTACGCGCTCGGTATCCGTGAGGCCTGCCTCGCGCTGGGCACACCGGACCGCTCGCTCGTGTTCGAGAACGTGTACGCCGAGCCGCACGCGCTCGTCGAGCACGAGCACGCGTGGTCGGACCGGTACGAGGCATCGTTCGGGGAGGACGCGAAATGA
- a CDS encoding IS30 family transposase: protein MSRVGLSFSDRSEISTASKAGWGVRKIARHLGRCPSVVSRELRRNATKTRGYQAVTADVAAQRRRARPQQRKVAADPVLQARVNADLAASWTPNEIAGRLRLEATDPTVGRMANSPDAQGRTVSGEAIYQYIYAIPRGELARRGIFLQSKRTKRRPRTTGRSRGGPIIGMVPLSERGEDAAERRVPGHWEGDLIIGKNGASCAATLVERMSGFTGLLALPSKHAEGTADAVIEYFNELPQMMKASLAWDQGSEMAHHAKVTLATNMPVYFADPHSPWQRPSNENTNRLYREYLPKGTAIPDHQPYLTTIAEEINNRPRRRLGFLTPTEAFARLLAGEPHVASTP from the coding sequence ATGTCGCGGGTGGGGTTGTCGTTCAGTGACAGGTCGGAGATCTCCACGGCGTCGAAGGCGGGTTGGGGTGTGCGGAAGATTGCCCGTCACCTGGGGCGTTGCCCGTCAGTGGTCTCCAGGGAGCTGCGTCGGAACGCGACGAAGACCCGCGGCTACCAGGCCGTGACCGCAGACGTGGCCGCGCAGCGTCGCCGGGCCCGTCCGCAGCAGCGGAAGGTCGCGGCGGATCCGGTGCTGCAGGCGCGGGTGAATGCTGACCTAGCCGCATCGTGGACGCCGAACGAGATCGCGGGCCGCTTGCGCCTGGAGGCAACAGACCCGACTGTTGGCCGTATGGCGAACTCTCCTGATGCGCAGGGCCGCACCGTCTCTGGTGAAGCGATCTACCAGTACATCTACGCGATCCCGCGCGGGGAACTGGCCCGGCGCGGGATCTTTCTGCAGTCCAAGCGCACCAAGCGCAGGCCCCGCACTACGGGCCGGTCCCGGGGCGGGCCGATCATCGGGATGGTCCCGCTCTCAGAACGGGGCGAGGACGCCGCCGAGCGCCGGGTGCCAGGCCACTGGGAGGGGGACCTGATCATCGGGAAGAACGGTGCCTCCTGCGCGGCGACACTGGTGGAGCGGATGAGTGGTTTCACCGGGCTGCTGGCTCTGCCCTCCAAGCACGCCGAGGGCACCGCGGACGCGGTCATCGAGTATTTCAACGAGCTGCCCCAGATGATGAAGGCGTCACTCGCGTGGGACCAGGGCAGCGAGATGGCCCACCACGCGAAGGTCACCTTGGCCACGAACATGCCGGTCTACTTCGCCGACCCCCACTCGCCCTGGCAGCGACCCAGCAACGAGAACACCAACCGGCTCTACCGCGAGTACCTGCCCAAAGGCACGGCGATACCCGACCACCAGCCCTACCTGACCACGATCGCCGAGGAGATCAACAACCGGCCCCGCCGCCGGCTCGGCTTCCTGACACCGACCGAAGCATTCGCTCGACTACTGGCCGGCGAGCCCCATGTTGCTTCCACGCCTTGA
- a CDS encoding PLP-dependent cysteine synthase family protein gives MTATVNQRSDARGVARALPTSFRDPAEAPVVDDLLELVGATPLVRVRHLTEGAPGEVFVKLDQFNIGGSSKDRIAIGIVRAAIESGELRPGQRIVDFGAGNTAIGYALAGRATGHPVTAVVNGLLSPEKENLLRFLGVDLVPGRADVPADDPENWAVIAERYEREDPSNWWARQQSTHANPATHVDSTGPEVWQQTGGRITHWIAAMATGGTVSGTGRYLHDRDPSIEVVGTQFTEKANDTNLLQIARREPGWESLERNFPDNIDLDVIDRIEVRPRAEVIDYGWHVARTEGLVLGLSSILSLRVAVDLAQRVEPGSVIVSFSADSGRDYTSREYNAAWLRENELGWIADRYEPAG, from the coding sequence ATGACCGCGACCGTGAACCAGCGCAGTGATGCCCGCGGGGTGGCGCGCGCCCTCCCGACCTCGTTCCGGGATCCCGCCGAGGCGCCCGTCGTCGACGACCTGCTCGAACTCGTCGGAGCGACGCCGCTCGTGCGTGTCCGGCACCTCACCGAGGGTGCCCCGGGCGAGGTGTTCGTCAAGCTCGACCAGTTCAACATCGGCGGCTCGTCGAAGGACCGCATCGCGATCGGCATCGTGCGCGCCGCGATCGAGTCGGGCGAACTCCGGCCCGGGCAGCGCATCGTCGACTTCGGGGCCGGGAACACCGCGATCGGCTACGCGCTCGCGGGCCGTGCGACGGGCCACCCCGTGACGGCGGTCGTCAACGGACTGCTCTCCCCCGAGAAGGAGAACCTGCTGCGGTTCCTCGGCGTCGACCTCGTGCCGGGTCGCGCCGATGTTCCCGCCGACGATCCCGAGAACTGGGCGGTGATCGCCGAGCGCTACGAGCGCGAGGATCCGAGCAACTGGTGGGCCAGGCAGCAGTCGACGCACGCGAATCCCGCGACGCACGTGGATTCGACGGGCCCCGAGGTGTGGCAGCAGACGGGCGGACGGATCACACACTGGATCGCGGCGATGGCGACGGGCGGCACCGTGAGCGGCACGGGACGCTACCTGCACGATCGCGATCCGTCGATCGAGGTCGTCGGCACGCAGTTCACCGAGAAGGCGAACGACACGAACCTGCTGCAGATCGCGCGGCGCGAGCCGGGCTGGGAGTCGCTCGAGCGGAACTTCCCCGACAACATCGACCTCGACGTGATCGACCGCATCGAGGTGCGCCCGCGGGCCGAGGTCATCGACTACGGCTGGCACGTCGCGCGCACGGAAGGCCTCGTGCTGGGCCTCTCGTCGATCCTGAGCCTGCGCGTCGCCGTCGATCTCGCGCAGCGCGTCGAGCCGGGTAGCGTTATCGTGTCGTTCTCGGCCGATTCGGGCCGCGACTACACGAGCCGCGAGTACAACGCCGCGTGGCTGCGCGAGAACGAGCTCGGCTGGATCGCCGACCGCTACGAGCCCGCGGGGTGA
- a CDS encoding alpha-ketoacid dehydrogenase subunit beta: MPMAKALNLGLRHAMEDDAKVLQMGEDIGDLGGVFRVTEHLKRDFGPRRVIDTPLAEAGIIGTAIGLALRGYRSVCEIQFDGFIFPGFDQITTQLAKIRNRHEGGVTMPIVIRVPYGGHIGSIEHHSESPEAYFAHTPGLRVVSPSTPNDAYWMIRQSIASNDPILFMEPKSRYWQKGEVNFDEPLAPLHTSRVARVGTDVTVVGHGAMTSLLLQAAALAETEGVSLEVVDLRSIAPIDYEPIIESVRKTGRLVVAQEAHGNVSVGAEIAATVAERAFYSLEAPVLRVSAFDVPFPPSKLESIFLPDVDRILESVDRVLEY, encoded by the coding sequence ATGCCCATGGCGAAGGCCCTCAATCTCGGGCTGCGCCACGCGATGGAGGACGACGCGAAGGTCCTGCAGATGGGCGAGGACATCGGGGACCTCGGCGGCGTGTTCCGCGTCACCGAGCACCTCAAGCGCGATTTCGGTCCGCGTCGCGTCATCGACACGCCCCTCGCCGAGGCCGGCATCATCGGCACCGCGATCGGCCTCGCGCTGCGCGGCTATCGCTCCGTGTGCGAGATCCAGTTCGACGGCTTCATCTTCCCCGGCTTCGACCAGATCACGACGCAGCTCGCGAAGATCCGCAACCGCCACGAGGGCGGGGTGACGATGCCGATCGTGATCCGTGTGCCCTACGGTGGCCACATCGGCTCGATCGAGCACCACAGCGAGAGCCCCGAGGCGTACTTCGCGCACACGCCGGGGCTGCGCGTCGTGTCGCCGTCGACGCCCAACGACGCGTACTGGATGATCCGGCAGTCGATCGCCTCGAATGACCCGATCCTGTTCATGGAGCCCAAGAGCCGCTACTGGCAGAAGGGCGAGGTGAACTTCGACGAGCCCCTCGCGCCGCTGCACACCTCGCGCGTCGCGCGCGTCGGGACGGACGTGACGGTCGTCGGGCACGGGGCGATGACGAGCCTCCTGCTGCAGGCCGCGGCGCTCGCGGAGACCGAGGGCGTGAGCCTCGAGGTCGTCGACCTGCGCTCGATCGCGCCGATCGACTACGAGCCGATCATCGAGTCGGTGCGCAAGACGGGCCGGCTCGTCGTCGCGCAGGAGGCGCACGGGAACGTGTCGGTCGGCGCGGAGATCGCGGCGACCGTCGCGGAGCGCGCGTTCTACTCGCTCGAGGCACCCGTGCTGCGCGTGTCGGCGTTCGACGTGCCGTTCCCGCCGTCGAAGCTCGAGTCCATCTTCCTGCCCGACGTCGACCGCATCCTCGAATCGGTCGACCGCGTGCTCGAGTACTGA
- a CDS encoding dihydrolipoamide acetyltransferase family protein codes for MTISDFELPDVGEGLTEAEIVQWHVRPGEPVALNQVLVEIETAKSLVELPSPFEGVIGELRAAEGDTVEVGSVILTVQGAGASDAPDDGAPVAADTGAGAGNEVDAEFESARADASSTIAAAETAEAAADEKPGSVLVGYGVGKAPTTRRKRRTAGGSAASDGAGRDFRGAGAEATKSALAAQTRASRSNEDGPRRLASVPAASAQPVIAKPPIRKLARDLGVDLAQVEPTGLAGETTRDDVLRSAHQASVFKNLETPEPGPVREERHPVKGVRKAIANAMVSSMFTAPHVTLFVDVDATRTMEYVKRLKSSPDFAGVKVSPLLLVAKAVVWAIRRNPTTNAAWTDEEYTIKHYVNLGIAAATPRGLIVPNIKDVNEMSMRQLASAIEQLTLRARDGKTPPSEQQGGTFTITNIGVFGMDSGTPILNPGEVGILALGTIKPKPWVVGDEVQVRQVTTLTASFDHRLVDGDVASRFLADVATIVEEPALLLD; via the coding sequence ATGACGATTTCCGACTTCGAACTGCCCGACGTGGGCGAGGGCCTCACCGAGGCCGAGATCGTGCAGTGGCACGTGCGACCCGGCGAGCCCGTGGCGCTCAACCAGGTGCTCGTCGAGATCGAGACGGCGAAGTCGCTCGTCGAGCTGCCGAGTCCGTTCGAGGGGGTGATCGGCGAGCTGCGCGCCGCCGAGGGCGACACGGTCGAGGTGGGCAGCGTGATCCTCACGGTGCAGGGCGCGGGGGCGTCCGACGCACCCGACGACGGCGCGCCCGTCGCGGCCGACACCGGTGCGGGTGCCGGCAACGAGGTCGACGCGGAGTTCGAGTCGGCCCGCGCGGACGCGTCGAGCACGATCGCCGCGGCCGAGACGGCGGAGGCCGCCGCGGACGAGAAGCCCGGTTCGGTGCTCGTCGGGTACGGGGTCGGGAAGGCGCCGACGACGAGGCGGAAGCGTCGCACGGCGGGGGGCTCGGCCGCGAGCGACGGCGCGGGCCGCGACTTCCGCGGGGCCGGGGCGGAGGCGACGAAGTCGGCGCTCGCGGCGCAGACGCGTGCGAGCCGCTCGAACGAGGACGGCCCGCGACGACTCGCGAGCGTTCCCGCGGCGTCGGCGCAGCCGGTGATCGCGAAGCCGCCGATCCGGAAGCTCGCGCGCGATCTCGGCGTCGATCTCGCGCAGGTCGAGCCCACGGGGCTCGCGGGTGAGACGACACGTGACGACGTGCTGCGTTCGGCGCACCAGGCGAGCGTGTTCAAGAATCTCGAGACGCCCGAGCCGGGGCCGGTGCGTGAGGAGCGTCACCCCGTGAAGGGGGTCCGCAAGGCGATCGCGAACGCGATGGTGTCGAGCATGTTCACGGCGCCGCACGTGACGCTGTTCGTGGATGTGGATGCGACGCGGACGATGGAGTACGTGAAGCGGCTGAAGTCCTCGCCGGACTTCGCGGGCGTGAAGGTCTCGCCGCTGTTGCTCGTGGCGAAGGCTGTGGTGTGGGCGATCCGGCGGAACCCGACGACGAACGCCGCGTGGACCGACGAGGAGTACACGATCAAGCACTACGTGAACCTCGGGATCGCGGCGGCGACGCCGCGCGGGTTGATCGTGCCGAACATCAAGGATGTGAACGAGATGTCGATGCGGCAGCTCGCATCGGCGATCGAGCAGCTCACGCTGCGTGCACGGGACGGGAAGACGCCGCCGTCGGAGCAGCAGGGTGGAACGTTCACGATCACGAACATCGGGGTGTTCGGGATGGACTCGGGTACGCCGATCCTGAATCCGGGTGAGGTGGGCATTCTCGCGCTGGGCACGATCAAGCCGAAGCCGTGGGTCGTGGGTGACGAGGTGCAGGTGCGGCAGGTGACGACGCTCACGGCATCGTTCGATCACCGGCTCGTCGACGGCGATGTCGCGTCGCGCTTCCTCGCCGACGTCGCGACGATCGTGGAGGAACCGGCACTGCTCCTCGACTGA
- a CDS encoding suppressor of fused domain protein: protein MTATPDRPDQAFPEHVFSALGVDPTVLPDRIGGMVMVAVKRPPGGPITFMTAGASKLPTESGERVELAVEVVDGQEGAAVAALTIVCDDIAQNHRVPPVGVPWRNSEPFLTGTAISAILVTPSRWGPTFDEVRDPDGSVVGHVRTLRLLTDDEAAFAAASGWDALVALAGTIDALLDAERTSTVEFAGVPDDAPVFVTKLHAEEPPRWVTYTGSDLRSVTGLESDAYMDDPDNFEIWSASSFAARFPRVAGFVREARAGQTALFVDDSGRYTLEDD from the coding sequence ATGACTGCCACACCGGATCGTCCCGACCAGGCCTTCCCCGAACACGTCTTCTCGGCGCTCGGCGTCGATCCGACGGTCTTGCCGGACCGCATCGGCGGCATGGTGATGGTCGCCGTCAAGCGACCGCCCGGCGGCCCGATCACGTTCATGACCGCGGGCGCATCGAAGCTCCCGACCGAGTCGGGCGAGCGGGTCGAGCTCGCCGTCGAGGTCGTCGACGGGCAGGAGGGGGCCGCGGTCGCCGCGCTCACGATCGTGTGCGACGACATCGCGCAGAACCATCGCGTGCCGCCCGTCGGCGTGCCGTGGCGCAACTCGGAGCCCTTCCTGACGGGCACCGCGATCTCGGCGATCCTCGTCACGCCGTCCCGCTGGGGGCCGACGTTCGACGAGGTCCGCGATCCCGACGGCAGTGTCGTCGGCCACGTCCGCACGCTGCGCCTGCTGACCGACGACGAGGCGGCGTTCGCCGCGGCGAGCGGATGGGACGCACTCGTTGCGCTGGCCGGCACGATCGACGCGCTGCTCGACGCCGAGCGCACGAGCACGGTCGAGTTCGCGGGCGTCCCCGACGACGCACCCGTGTTCGTCACGAAGCTGCACGCCGAGGAGCCGCCGCGCTGGGTCACGTACACGGGGTCCGATCTGCGCTCCGTGACGGGCCTCGAATCCGACGCCTACATGGACGATCCCGACAACTTCGAGATCTGGTCGGCCTCGTCGTTCGCGGCGCGCTTCCCGCGCGTCGCGGGGTTCGTCCGCGAGGCGCGCGCGGGGCAGACGGCCCTGTTCGTCGACGATTCGGGCCGCTACACGCTCGAGGACGACTGA